In a genomic window of Ranitomeya imitator isolate aRanImi1 chromosome 5, aRanImi1.pri, whole genome shotgun sequence:
- the COL10A1 gene encoding collagen alpha-1(X) chain codes for MNLQTSIFLLLLLPNFIYTSGYFPERHPKQSNVKGPPPFLPFNAKSQVIPSGPEQGPPGPPGPIGPRGLPGPPGPQGKPGYGTPGPQGAQGVPGPPGFSSIGKPGQPGIPGKHGELGVQGEKGDIGPIGLPGPRGLQGPPGLSGPAGISASGNPGPQGAIGNPGPRGVPGFKGEPGMPGSIGHKGQNGYGIQGQPGERGPPGIPGTPGPQGPIGIGNPGINGFPGQPGKVGERGLPGVPGLQGLSGPQGLPGQPGPTGIGKPGVNGAPGLPGPFGPKGHTGLPGMPGPQGMQGYGKPGLPGVKGLRGPEGIPGNPGMKGDHGEIGIPGQPGTPGVPGIAGIQGHRGIPGDIGMPGHKGDNGQKGSQGAAGPTGERGLPGLDGKPGYPGEPGLAGHKGIPGIAGQKGEKGIVGPPGVPGITGPVGLRGESGYSGEQGPRGATGIPGMRGPTGAAGSPGLPGQKGEQGFPGLPGANGISSNGMQGPMGPPGIPGTRGMNGEPGLPGPPGPPGQPGQMIMPHQMPDGYAKSGQIQGLRELRASAFTAILSKAFPAVGVPIKFDKILYNRQNHYDVRTGIFTCRIPGLYYFSYHLHVKGSNIWVALYKNGTPLMYTYDEYKKGYLDQASGSAVIDLTENDQVWLQLPSAESNGLYSSDYIHSSFSGFLFGLT; via the coding sequence TTATTCCAAGCGGGCCAGAACAAGGGCCACCAGGTCCACCAGGGCCAATTGGTCCAAGAGGTTTACCTGGACCACCAGGACCTCAAGGAAAACCAGGTTACGGAACACCTGGTCCACAAGGAGCTCAGGGGGTGCCAGGACCACCGGGATTCTCTTCAATTGGAAAACCAGGCCAGCCAGGAATTCCTGGAAAACATGGAGAGCTTGGAGTTCAAGGTGAAAAAGGAGACATTGGACCAATTGGATTACCTGGACCAAGAGGTTTACAGGGACCACCTGGATTATCTGGTCCAGCTGGAATTTCTGCTTCTGGAAATCCAGGTCCTCAAGGAGCAATAGGAAACCCTGGGCCAAGAGGAGTTCCAGGATTTAAAGGTGAACCTGGTATGCCTGGCAGTATTGGACATAAAGGACAAAATGGCTATGGAATCCAAGGTCAACCGGGTGAGAGAGGACCACCTGGTATACCAGGGACACCTGGGCCTCAAGGTCCTATTGGGATAGGCAACCCCGGCATAAATGGTTTTCCTGGACAGCCAGGAAAAGTAGGCGAAAGAGGTCTACCTGGTGTACCAGGCTTACAAGGTCTTTCTGGACCACAAGGACTACCTGGACAGCCTGGACCAACAGGAATTGGTAAGCCGGGGGTAAATGGTGCTCCTGGTCTTCCAGGGCCATTTGGACCCAAGGGACACACAGGACTCCCAGGCATGCCAGGCCCTCAAGGGATGCAAGGTTATGGAAAGCCAGGTTTACCAGGTGTAAAAGGATTAAGAGGACCTGAAGGCATACCTGGAAATCCTGGGATGAAAGGAGATCATGGAGAAATAGGTATTCCAGGACAGCCAGGTACACCAGGTGTGCCAGGAATTGCAGGTATTCAGGGGCATAGAGGTATTCCTGGAGACATAGGTATGCCAGGACATAAAGGTGATAATGGTCAAAAAGGTTCTCAAGGAGCAGCTGGACCTACAGGTGAAAGAGGTTTACCTGGTTTAGATGGTAAACCAGGCTATCCAGGTGAGCCAGGACTTGCTGGCCACAAAGGAATTCCAGGTATTGCAGGACAGAAAGGAGAAAAGGGTATTGTAGGTCCACCTGGGGTACCTGGAATTACTGGTCCAGTAGGCCTTAGAGGAGAGTCTGGCTATAGTGGAGAACAGGGTCCAAGAGGAGCTACAGGTATACCAGGTATGAGAGGGCCAACAGGAGCAGCAGGCAGTCCCGGACTTCCAGGTCAAAAGGGTGAACAAGGTTTCCCTGGTTTACCTGGTGCAAATGGGATTTCATCAAATGGCATGCAAGGACCAATGGGACCACCTGGGATTCCTGGTACAAGAGGAATGAATGGCGAGCCAGGATTACCAGGGCCACCAGGTCCACCAGGACAGCCGGGTCAGATGATAATGCCACATCAAATGCCAGATGGCTATGCAAAATCAGGGCAAATTCAAGGTTTAAGAGAGCTTCGAGCGTCAGCATTTACTGCTATTCTCTCCAAAGCATTTCCAGCAGTCGGAGTTCCTATAAAATTTGACAAGATTCTATATAACAGGCAAAATCACTATGATGTCCGAACTGGAATTTTTACATGTAGGATACCAGGCCTATATTATTTTTCTTACCATTTACATGTGAAAGGCTCAAACATTTGGGTGGCATTATATAAAAATGGTACACCATTAATGTATACCTATGATGAATACAAAAAAGGATACCTTGACCAGGCATCTGGTAGCGCTGTCATAGACCTTACAGAAAATGATCAAGTTTGGCTGCAGTTACCCAGTGCAGAATCCAATGGTTTATATTCTTCTGACTATATTCACTCATCTTTCTCAGGTTTCTTATTTGGCCTCACATGA